The following proteins are co-located in the Telopea speciosissima isolate NSW1024214 ecotype Mountain lineage chromosome 9, Tspe_v1, whole genome shotgun sequence genome:
- the LOC122639041 gene encoding alpha-galactosidase-like: protein MFIVLNGFLENMVKSKVYQFHYRKPSEALPAGLDACTPPRGWNSYDSFSWIISEEEFLANAKVIAKSLLAHGYKYVVVDFLWYRRNVKGSSVSSPGYDVIDEWGRVIPDPDRWPSSKGGKGFSEVAKQVHAMGLKFGINVMRGISTQAVNANTPILDIRKGGPYEESGKQFKAHDIGRGDRACSWMSKCFMLVDTNSEAGKAFLRSLYHQYAEWGVDFVKHDCIFGDDLDVDEIRTVSEILRELDRPIMYSISPGTRATPAMAKNVNSFVNMYRITGNDWDKWQDVEAHFDAARDFANAALLGARGLQGQSWPDLDMLPLAWLTDPGVKEGPHRLSNLSPDEQRTQVTLWSIAKSPLMFGGDARQIDTSTYNLITNPVLLEINSFSKNNMEFPSIFGTKVQSDKGFLPIQSTSLKNETVLDTAKDATLSDYVATNIARSWIAVGRKECLDFVGEIYLSFFNLSHDTMVIFTNIAEFRKWLPGRDWSNASCKSKEVFSGKDYGIAKTISQVVVTHSCALFVLNCY, encoded by the exons atgttCATTGTGTTGAATGGTTTCCTAGAGAATATGGTAAAGAGTAAAGTCTATCAATTTCATTACAGGAAACCATCTGAAGCTTTGCCTGCTGGACTAGATGCTTGCACCCCTCCAAGAGGCTGGAACTCATATGACTCCTTTTCTTGGATCATTTCTGAAGAAGAGTTCCTAGCAAATGCAAAAGTCATTGCTAAGAGTCTACTTGCTCATGGATATAAG TATGTTGTGGTTGATTTCCTCTGGTATAGAAGGAATGTGAAAGGTTCTTCAGTTTCATCACCTGGATATGATGTGATAGATGAATGGGGGAGGGTGATCCCTGATCCAGACAGATGGCCTTCTTCTAAGGGTGGTAAAGGGTTTTCTGAAGTAGCCAAGCAAGTTCATGCCATGGGTTTAAAGTTTGGGATTAATGTCATGAGGGGAATAAGTACACAGGCAGTCAATGCAAACACACCAATCTTGGACATCAGAAAG GGAGGTCCTTATGAGGAGTCTGGTAAACAATTTAAGGCTCATGATATAGGACGTGGAGACAGGGCTTGTTCTTGGATGTCAAAGTGTTTCATGCTTGTAGATACAAATTCAGAAGCTGGAAAAGCCTTTTTGAGGTCATTGTATCACCAATATGCCGAATGGGGCGTGGATTTCG TAAAGCATGATTGCATTTTTGGtgatgacttggatgtagatgagATAAGAACTGTGTCAGAG ATATTGAGGGAGCTTGACCGCCCCATCATGTATTCCATCTCTCCAGGAACCCGTGCGACGCCTGCCATGGCCAAGAATGTAAATAGTTTTGTGAACATGTATAGGATAACAGGAAATGATTGGGATAAATGGCAAGATGTAGAAGCCCATTTTGATGCGGCAAG GGACTTTGCTAATGCTGCCTTGTTAGGAGCCAGGGGTTTACAGGGGCAGTCATGGCCTGACTTAGATATGCTACCACTGGCGTGGCTTACTGATCCAG GTGTCAAAGAAGGTCCACATAGACTATCTAATCTCAGTCCAGATGAGCAAAGAACTCAG GTGACTCTATGGTCTATAGCCAAATCTCCTCTCATGTTTGGGGGTGATGCAAGACAAATTGATACGAGCACATACAATCTCATCACAAATCCTGTATTATTGGAAATAAATTCTTTTAGCAAAAACAACATGGAG TTTCCTTCCATCTTTGGCACAAAAGTTCAAAGTGACAAAGGGTTTCTCCCCATTCAATCTACAAGTCTGAAGAATGAAACAGTATTGGATACAGCTAAAGATGCTACACTTTCAg ATTATGTTGCAACCAACATTGCTCGATCTTGGATTGCAGTAGGAAGAAAAG AATGTCTTGATTTTGTAGGAGAGATATATCTTTCCTTCTTCAACCTAAGCCATGACACAATGGTAATATTTACAAATATAGCAGAGTTTCGTAAGTGGCTTCCTGGTAGAGACTGGAGTAACGCTTCATGCAAAAGTAAGGAAGTATTTAGTGGGAAAGATTATGGTATAGCCAAAACAATATCACAAGTGGTTGTGACCCATTCTTGTGCTTTATTTGTATTGAACTGTTATTAA